One genomic segment of Paraburkholderia aromaticivorans includes these proteins:
- a CDS encoding NAD(P)/FAD-dependent oxidoreductase — MLAPTARPMPQPDSLWQALAAASPDAGAAVSTGAPLARDLDTQVAVIGAGYSGLAAAYALQKRGVDCVVVDANPVGWGASGRNGGVVSSKFRLSFPTIDRLHGLDTAKRMHRLAHEGVRVVEALVDEFQLARARFEPTGSLRCAHTEAALAAIRAEADWVRTQLGDTTMTALSRAGIEHETGSKGFVGGVLSADAGTILPLEYVRGLARGLTLRGVPIYESTPVQQMQRASGETRVTLRTPGGTVRARQVIVATNAYSDLTTATAAYQRELVPFRSAMIATERLPAELDARLMVERRSYTETRRMMKWFRKVDGRMLFGGRDAFGKEGQTTGFEALRRAMIALFPDLADLRVEYRWSGYVGMTFNSLPHVGRSDDATTFCLGYNGAGVAMASLLGQHAAALALGETPELSLLGAPGLRPVPFHSLRAPGVRLVAAWYQFLDAVGA, encoded by the coding sequence ATGCTCGCGCCGACGGCACGCCCCATGCCCCAGCCCGACTCGCTCTGGCAAGCGCTCGCTGCCGCCTCGCCCGACGCGGGCGCGGCCGTGAGCACCGGCGCGCCGCTCGCGCGCGATCTGGACACCCAAGTCGCCGTGATCGGCGCGGGCTACTCGGGTCTTGCCGCCGCTTATGCGCTGCAAAAGCGCGGCGTGGACTGCGTGGTGGTCGATGCGAACCCGGTCGGCTGGGGCGCGAGCGGCCGCAACGGCGGCGTGGTGTCGTCGAAGTTCAGACTGTCGTTTCCCACCATCGACAGGTTGCACGGCCTCGACACCGCGAAGCGCATGCATCGTCTCGCGCATGAAGGCGTGCGGGTCGTCGAAGCGCTGGTCGACGAGTTCCAGCTGGCGCGCGCCCGTTTCGAACCGACCGGCAGCTTGCGCTGCGCTCACACCGAAGCGGCATTGGCCGCGATTCGCGCCGAAGCCGACTGGGTGCGCACGCAACTCGGCGATACCACGATGACCGCGCTCTCGCGCGCGGGCATCGAGCACGAGACCGGTTCGAAGGGCTTTGTCGGCGGCGTGCTGAGCGCGGACGCCGGCACGATCCTGCCGCTCGAATATGTGCGCGGACTGGCGCGCGGCCTCACGCTGCGCGGCGTGCCGATCTACGAATCGACGCCGGTGCAGCAGATGCAACGCGCGTCCGGCGAGACGCGCGTGACGCTGCGCACGCCCGGCGGCACGGTGCGCGCGAGGCAGGTCATTGTCGCGACCAATGCATATTCGGACCTCACCACGGCGACCGCTGCGTATCAGCGCGAACTCGTACCGTTTCGCAGCGCGATGATCGCCACCGAGCGCCTGCCCGCCGAGCTCGATGCGCGCCTGATGGTCGAGCGCCGCAGCTACACCGAAACCCGGCGCATGATGAAGTGGTTCCGCAAAGTGGACGGCCGCATGCTGTTCGGCGGACGCGACGCGTTCGGCAAGGAAGGCCAGACCACCGGCTTCGAAGCGCTGCGGCGCGCGATGATCGCGCTCTTTCCCGATCTCGCGGACCTGCGCGTGGAATACCGCTGGTCGGGCTATGTGGGCATGACGTTCAATTCGCTGCCGCATGTGGGACGCAGCGACGACGCCACGACCTTTTGTCTGGGGTATAACGGAGCAGGGGTCGCGATGGCGAGCCTGCTCGGCCAGCATGCCGCCGCGCTCGCGCTCGGCGAAACGCCCGAGCTCTCGCTGCTCGGCGCGCCCGGCCTGCGGCCCGTGCCCTTTCATTCGCTGCGCGCGCCGGGTGTGAGACTCGTCGCGGCGTGGTATCAGTTTCTCGACGCCGTAGGTGCATGA
- a CDS encoding HAD-IA family hydrolase, which translates to MKLTDFKVLTFDVVGTLIDFERGVLASVRRIGGPAAKDLTDDQIFEPYMRGRATYPGRSSHEMANVYLSLAKELGLPDDAQSAAAFQRDVLEWPAFADSVAALKRLRKHFRLVAMTNADRVALSAYAHTLGDPFDDTVCCDETGVAKPDPQFFAYNRGRQAAFGYKFGEILHTAQSQYHDIGIATKLGYATCWIERRQGAKGFGATPVPEAVTTPTFKFATLGALADAVEAEARLAA; encoded by the coding sequence ATGAAGCTCACCGATTTCAAGGTCCTGACGTTCGACGTCGTCGGCACACTCATCGACTTCGAGCGCGGCGTGCTCGCCTCCGTGCGGCGCATTGGCGGCCCGGCGGCGAAGGACCTGACCGACGACCAGATCTTCGAGCCGTACATGCGCGGCCGCGCCACCTATCCGGGCCGTTCGAGCCACGAAATGGCGAACGTCTATCTCTCGCTCGCGAAAGAACTCGGCCTGCCCGACGACGCGCAATCGGCCGCCGCCTTCCAGCGCGACGTGCTCGAATGGCCGGCGTTCGCGGATTCGGTGGCCGCGCTCAAGCGTCTGCGCAAGCACTTCCGCCTGGTGGCCATGACGAACGCGGACCGCGTGGCGCTTTCGGCCTACGCACACACGCTCGGCGATCCGTTCGACGACACCGTCTGCTGCGACGAAACCGGCGTCGCCAAGCCCGACCCGCAATTCTTCGCGTACAACCGCGGCCGTCAGGCGGCGTTCGGCTACAAGTTCGGCGAGATCCTGCACACCGCGCAAAGCCAGTATCACGACATCGGCATCGCCACGAAGCTCGGCTACGCGACCTGCTGGATCGAACGCCGTCAGGGCGCGAAGGGTTTCGGCGCCACGCCGGTGCCGGAAGCCGTGACCACGCCGACCTTCAAGTTCGCGACGCTCGGCGCGCTCGCCGACGCCGTCGAAGCCGAAGCACGTCTGGCCGCCTGA
- a CDS encoding ABC transporter ATP-binding protein codes for MDARAKTGVSIRSAAKRYGHVVALDDISLDIAPGEFVSLLGPSGSGKTTLLGILGGFVQPSSGAVWVGERDITFAPPHKRDIGIVFQNYALFPHMTVGENVAFPLRARRLPKATWAKKVADALAMVELSGYESRGIGQLSGGQRQRVALARAMVFEPQLILMDEPLSALDKQLRETMQIELRRLHRKLGATIVYVTHDQREALTMSDRVAVLKNGRLVQIDTPERLYDRPCDAFVASFIGEATLLDVTRAGDDAVRLGDTVLRTAHPLPHGNKLLLAVQTEKLVIDGGDGRHDGVNRLSCRVTEVLYQGESLRVFAELADGTAISLRQPGGYDARRRIPQPGAPMSVMLDPQDTIVVPA; via the coding sequence ATGGACGCACGAGCGAAAACAGGTGTTTCGATCCGATCGGCAGCGAAACGTTATGGCCATGTAGTGGCTCTCGACGACATTTCGCTCGACATCGCCCCCGGCGAATTCGTCTCGCTGCTCGGCCCCTCGGGCTCGGGCAAGACCACCCTGCTCGGCATTCTCGGCGGCTTCGTGCAGCCGAGTTCGGGCGCGGTCTGGGTCGGCGAACGCGACATTACATTTGCGCCGCCGCATAAACGCGACATCGGCATCGTGTTTCAGAACTACGCGCTGTTTCCGCATATGACGGTGGGGGAGAACGTGGCGTTTCCGTTGCGCGCGCGCCGTCTGCCGAAAGCGACGTGGGCGAAGAAAGTCGCCGACGCGCTCGCGATGGTCGAACTCTCCGGTTACGAAAGCCGCGGCATCGGCCAACTGTCCGGCGGCCAGCGCCAGCGCGTGGCGCTCGCCCGCGCGATGGTGTTCGAACCGCAACTGATCCTGATGGACGAGCCGCTCTCCGCGCTCGACAAGCAACTGCGCGAAACCATGCAGATCGAACTGCGGCGGCTGCATCGCAAGCTCGGCGCGACGATCGTCTATGTGACGCACGATCAGCGCGAGGCGCTCACCATGAGCGACCGCGTGGCCGTGCTGAAGAACGGCCGGCTGGTGCAGATCGACACGCCCGAGCGGCTCTACGACCGACCGTGCGATGCGTTCGTGGCGAGTTTCATCGGCGAGGCGACGCTGCTCGACGTGACGCGCGCCGGCGACGACGCCGTGCGTCTCGGCGATACCGTGCTGCGCACCGCGCATCCGCTGCCGCACGGCAACAAACTGCTGCTCGCGGTACAGACCGAAAAGCTCGTGATCGACGGCGGCGACGGCCGGCATGACGGCGTGAACCGTCTGTCGTGCCGCGTCACCGAGGTGCTGTACCAGGGCGAGAGCCTGCGCGTGTTCGCCGAACTCGCCGACGGCACCGCGATCAGTCTGCGGCAACCCGGCGGCTACGACGCGCGCCGCCGCATTCCGCAACCGGGCGCACCGATGAGCGTGATGCTCGACCCGCAGGACACGATCGTCGTGCCCGCCTGA
- a CDS encoding LysR substrate-binding domain-containing protein, with amino-acid sequence MPNLRKKLPSANALFVFEAAARCGNFTRAAQELYVSQPAVSRMLARMEDHLGVRLFERVRGGIELTENGKILYRKISEGFNGIEGAIREIEARATGVESVTLSVSTAFTTHWLMPRMNRLNQAFPNVDLRFQLISGRIGGPLVDVDLGMRFRREDEIGEHSVLVMPETLLPVCNRRYHETAATEAGRAHGDTVIVMDDGERGWHERFEAFAAHGRHAASMLSFNDYAIVVQAALLGQGVALGWLNVVSHWLLEGALQPAEQELIVTNRRCCLVWPESRPLRPAAADVRDWIIEETRADVRAVDRAYPKLGLRRSLSEAGLAIG; translated from the coding sequence ATGCCCAACCTTCGCAAGAAACTGCCGAGCGCCAATGCGCTGTTCGTGTTCGAAGCCGCCGCGCGCTGCGGCAACTTCACGCGCGCGGCGCAGGAGTTATATGTGAGCCAGCCCGCGGTGAGCCGCATGCTGGCGCGCATGGAAGACCACCTCGGCGTGCGGCTGTTCGAGCGCGTGCGCGGCGGCATCGAGTTGACCGAGAACGGCAAGATCCTTTACCGGAAGATCTCCGAGGGCTTCAACGGCATTGAAGGCGCCATCCGCGAGATCGAGGCGCGCGCCACCGGCGTCGAGTCGGTCACGCTGTCGGTGTCCACGGCCTTCACCACGCACTGGCTGATGCCGCGCATGAACCGGCTGAATCAGGCGTTTCCGAACGTCGACTTGCGGTTTCAGCTGATCTCGGGGCGCATCGGCGGGCCGCTCGTCGACGTGGACCTCGGCATGCGCTTTCGGCGTGAGGACGAGATCGGCGAGCACAGCGTGCTGGTCATGCCGGAGACGCTGCTGCCGGTGTGCAACCGGCGTTATCACGAGACCGCGGCCACCGAGGCGGGGCGCGCGCATGGCGACACGGTGATCGTCATGGACGACGGCGAACGCGGCTGGCATGAGCGCTTCGAAGCGTTCGCCGCACACGGGCGGCACGCCGCGAGCATGCTGAGCTTCAACGACTACGCGATCGTCGTGCAGGCCGCGTTGCTCGGCCAGGGGGTCGCGCTCGGCTGGCTCAACGTGGTGTCGCACTGGCTGCTGGAAGGCGCGCTCCAGCCGGCCGAACAGGAGCTGATCGTCACGAACCGGCGCTGCTGTCTGGTATGGCCGGAGAGCCGCCCACTGCGGCCGGCCGCGGCCGACGTGCGCGACTGGATCATCGAGGAAACGCGCGCCGATGTGCGCGCGGTCGATCGCGCCTATCCGAAGCTCGGCTTGCGGCGCTCGCTGAGCGAGGCGGGATTGGCGATAGGGTAG
- a CDS encoding esterase-like activity of phytase family protein — MSRSRILALTAIASALFVTTVAHAGVDLIAVGQLSGLTGDLSKETAAPLENGVAGNLLGGLGSGIAYAGCHTFVAVPDRGPNAVSYNAAIDDTASYINRFQTLRLRLKPGAAGASLPYTMTPALLATTLLHTSDTLVYGTGAAAGVPNGAPALNRRNRTHYFTGRSDNFDPAHLSTDDRDARFDPESVRVSNDGQSVFISDEYGPYVYRFDRRSGRRIDTYKLPDAFAVATLSSVGNDEISQNTAGRVANKGMEGLAISPDGNTLFGAMQSPLIQDGGTNGGYTRIVRIDVRTGRTTQFAYPLTNIGTAAKPKYPTISDVLAVNDHELLMDERDGKGLGDDSTAAFKKVFHIDLNGAQDVSNASGEAGLAPYAVQKTLFLDVVATLVAHGYNANDIPAKLEGLAFGPDVVVGGVKKHTLFVANDNDFLGTITDTHHPAGIANPNQFFAFAWDPSDLPAYVAQKLPGVDDAHHGDHRRDHGESGETCGPDRDDDH; from the coding sequence GTGTCTCGTTCAAGAATCCTTGCTCTGACGGCGATCGCTTCGGCGCTGTTCGTCACGACCGTCGCGCACGCCGGCGTCGATCTCATCGCGGTCGGTCAATTAAGCGGCCTTACCGGCGATCTGTCGAAGGAAACCGCCGCGCCGCTGGAGAACGGCGTGGCGGGCAATCTGCTCGGCGGCCTCGGTTCAGGCATCGCTTACGCGGGATGCCACACGTTTGTCGCCGTGCCGGACCGCGGCCCGAATGCCGTGTCGTATAACGCCGCAATCGACGACACCGCCTCGTATATCAACCGTTTCCAGACCCTGCGCCTGCGCCTGAAACCCGGCGCGGCGGGCGCCTCGCTGCCGTACACGATGACGCCGGCCCTGCTCGCCACCACGCTGCTCCACACCAGCGACACGCTGGTCTACGGCACGGGCGCCGCCGCGGGCGTGCCCAACGGCGCACCGGCGCTCAACCGCCGCAATCGCACCCACTACTTCACCGGCCGCTCGGACAACTTCGATCCGGCACACCTGTCCACGGACGACCGCGACGCGCGCTTCGATCCGGAAAGCGTGCGTGTGAGCAACGACGGCCAGAGCGTCTTCATCTCGGATGAGTACGGCCCTTACGTCTACCGTTTCGATCGCCGCAGCGGCCGTCGCATCGACACGTACAAGCTGCCGGACGCGTTCGCGGTCGCCACGCTGAGCTCGGTCGGCAACGACGAAATATCGCAGAACACCGCGGGCCGCGTCGCCAATAAGGGCATGGAAGGTCTCGCGATCTCGCCGGACGGCAACACGCTGTTCGGCGCGATGCAAAGCCCGCTGATCCAGGATGGCGGCACGAACGGCGGGTATACGCGCATCGTCAGGATCGACGTGCGCACCGGCAGGACGACCCAGTTCGCGTATCCGCTGACGAACATCGGCACGGCGGCCAAGCCCAAGTATCCGACCATCAGCGACGTGCTCGCCGTCAACGATCACGAACTGCTGATGGACGAGCGGGACGGCAAGGGGCTGGGCGACGATTCGACGGCCGCGTTCAAGAAGGTGTTCCATATCGACCTGAACGGCGCTCAGGACGTGAGCAACGCGAGCGGCGAGGCCGGCCTCGCGCCTTACGCGGTGCAGAAGACGCTGTTTCTGGATGTGGTCGCCACGCTCGTCGCGCACGGCTACAACGCGAACGATATTCCGGCGAAGCTGGAGGGTCTCGCGTTCGGTCCGGATGTCGTGGTCGGCGGCGTGAAAAAGCACACGCTGTTTGTGGCCAACGACAACGACTTTCTGGGCACGATCACCGATACCCACCATCCGGCCGGCATCGCGAACCCGAATCAGTTTTTCGCCTTCGCGTGGGACCCGAGCGACTTGCCGGCGTATGTTGCGCAAAAACTGCCCGGCGTGGATGACGCGCATCACGGCGATCACCGCCGTGACCACGGCGAGTCGGGGGAGACGTGCGGTCCTGATCGCGACGACGATCATTGA
- a CDS encoding TetR/AcrR family transcriptional regulator, with protein MGYSQAQKAESRQRVLETAARQIREDGIEALGVADCMRRAGLTHGAFYGHFESRDALIVEALEYAVAQSEKRIAATLAAANANGSANKEPLRTIAEMFLSEKHIRNPGTGCALCALAGEARHAAPEVRERLTQYVHTLASRIAQTLAGDSENLALGIVATIVGAVTLARAVDDPELARSILAGSLDLIVAQGADA; from the coding sequence ATGGGCTACTCGCAGGCGCAAAAAGCAGAAAGCCGTCAGCGTGTGCTGGAAACCGCGGCGCGGCAGATTCGGGAAGACGGGATCGAGGCGCTCGGCGTGGCGGACTGCATGCGGCGCGCGGGTCTCACGCATGGCGCGTTTTACGGCCACTTCGAGTCGCGTGACGCGCTGATCGTCGAGGCGCTGGAATACGCGGTCGCGCAGAGCGAGAAACGGATCGCCGCCACACTCGCGGCGGCGAATGCGAACGGGTCTGCAAACAAGGAACCGTTGCGCACGATTGCCGAGATGTTCCTCAGCGAGAAACACATCAGAAATCCGGGCACCGGCTGCGCGTTGTGCGCGCTTGCCGGCGAGGCACGCCACGCGGCGCCGGAAGTGCGCGAGCGGCTGACGCAATATGTGCACACGCTGGCATCGCGAATCGCGCAGACCTTGGCGGGCGACAGCGAAAATCTGGCGCTCGGGATCGTCGCGACCATCGTCGGCGCGGTGACGCTGGCGCGTGCCGTCGACGACCCTGAACTCGCTAGATCGATCCTTGCCGGCTCGCTCGATCTGATCGTCGCGCAAGGCGCTGACGCCTAG
- a CDS encoding SDR family NAD(P)-dependent oxidoreductase: MRFNGKTALITGGNSGIGFVTAKRLIAEGAQVVITGRDSAKLDQAVSELGENALGVQANLDNEADIGALFEQIKSRFGSLDIVFANAGISGPTPLGGTTAAAFEAILRTNLTAVFLTVQAALPLMGEGGAVVLNGSVMRELGSPGSAAYSATKAGITGMAKVFASELVQRGIRVNTVIPGGTRTPIWTRGARAGATLDGTEQALAPRVPMARLAAPEEVAAAVLFLASGDASGMTGAEIVVDGGTTGAPWGAPIFRQG; encoded by the coding sequence ATGCGTTTCAATGGAAAAACCGCGTTGATTACCGGCGGAAATAGCGGCATTGGTTTCGTCACGGCCAAGCGGCTGATTGCCGAAGGCGCGCAGGTGGTGATCACCGGCCGCGACAGTGCGAAGCTGGATCAGGCCGTGTCCGAACTCGGCGAAAACGCGCTGGGCGTGCAGGCCAATCTGGATAACGAAGCGGATATCGGCGCGCTGTTCGAACAGATCAAGAGCCGGTTCGGGTCGCTGGATATCGTGTTCGCCAACGCCGGGATCTCCGGTCCGACGCCGCTCGGCGGCACCACGGCCGCGGCGTTCGAGGCCATTCTTCGCACCAATCTGACGGCGGTCTTTCTGACGGTGCAAGCCGCATTGCCGTTGATGGGCGAGGGTGGCGCGGTCGTGTTGAACGGTTCGGTGATGCGCGAACTCGGTTCGCCGGGCTCGGCGGCGTATTCGGCCACCAAGGCCGGCATCACAGGCATGGCGAAGGTCTTCGCATCGGAACTGGTGCAGCGCGGCATTCGCGTGAATACCGTGATCCCCGGCGGCACGCGCACGCCGATCTGGACTCGCGGCGCACGCGCGGGCGCCACGCTCGACGGAACCGAGCAGGCGCTGGCTCCGCGCGTGCCGATGGCGCGCCTCGCCGCGCCGGAAGAAGTCGCGGCAGCGGTGCTGTTCCTGGCTTCCGGCGACGCCTCGGGAATGACCGGCGCGGAGATCGTGGTGGATGGCGGCACGACTGGCGCACCGTGGGGCGCGCCGATTTTCCGTCAGGGTTGA
- a CDS encoding D-2-hydroxyacid dehydrogenase yields MHKIVFLDRATLAPQIVLREPRFEHQLIEHERTTPDQLLERLAGASIAITNKVPLTSEVLEQLPALKLVAVAATGTDCVDKAAAQRLGIAVSNIRGYAINTVPEHTFALILALRRNLVAYRDDVLAGEWQKSGQFCFFTHAIHDLAGARLGIIGEGVLGQRVAELGKAFGMQPMFAAHKGREGLGPLYTPWDEVLASSDIITVHSPLTPHTRNMLAMPEFRAMKRRPLIINTARGGLVDEAALVQALDEELISGAGFDVTAGEPPADDNPLLRAASRPNVILTPHVAWASDEAQQSLANQLMDNIENFVSGAPTNLVSGAY; encoded by the coding sequence ATGCATAAGATCGTTTTTCTGGACCGCGCGACCCTCGCGCCGCAGATCGTGCTGCGCGAGCCGCGCTTCGAGCATCAGTTGATCGAGCACGAGCGCACCACTCCGGATCAATTGCTCGAGCGGCTCGCCGGCGCGTCGATCGCGATCACCAACAAAGTGCCGCTGACAAGTGAGGTGCTGGAGCAATTGCCGGCGCTGAAACTCGTCGCGGTGGCCGCGACCGGCACGGACTGCGTCGACAAGGCGGCCGCCCAGCGGCTCGGCATTGCCGTGAGCAACATTCGCGGCTATGCGATCAACACGGTGCCCGAGCATACGTTCGCGCTGATCCTCGCGCTGCGGCGCAATCTGGTCGCCTATCGCGACGATGTGCTCGCCGGCGAGTGGCAAAAATCCGGGCAATTCTGTTTCTTCACGCACGCTATCCACGATCTGGCCGGTGCGCGCCTGGGCATCATCGGCGAAGGGGTGCTTGGGCAGCGCGTGGCGGAGTTGGGCAAAGCCTTCGGCATGCAGCCGATGTTCGCCGCGCACAAGGGCCGCGAAGGTCTCGGCCCGCTTTACACGCCATGGGACGAGGTGCTCGCGAGCAGCGACATCATCACCGTGCACAGCCCGCTCACGCCGCACACGCGCAACATGCTCGCCATGCCCGAGTTTCGCGCGATGAAGCGCCGGCCGCTGATCATCAACACGGCGCGCGGCGGCCTCGTGGATGAAGCCGCGCTCGTGCAGGCGCTCGACGAAGAGCTGATCAGCGGCGCGGGTTTCGACGTGACCGCGGGCGAGCCGCCCGCCGACGACAACCCGCTACTGCGCGCGGCCAGCCGGCCAAACGTGATTCTGACGCCGCATGTGGCATGGGCGTCGGATGAGGCACAGCAGAGTTTGGCGAATCAGTTGATGGACAACATCGAGAACTTCGTGAGCGGTGCGCCGACGAATCTGGTGAGCGGCGCGTATTGA
- the tkt gene encoding transketolase, with protein sequence MAPAADVPAVTQAAPLPLADAIRFLSIDAILRAGEGHQGVPLGMAEIATALFTRHLKFNPADPTWPDRDRFVLSNGHGSLLLYSLLYLTGYDAIGLEQIKTFRELGSHCAGHPEFEPAHGIEATTGPLGQGIANAFGMAIAETYLAAKFGSDLVDHYTYAFVGDGCLQEGIGQEMISLAGHLQLGKLILCWDDNQITDDGSTSLSISEDVCARFRVGGWHVVEVDGHDLEAVSAALTIARADPRPSMIACRTVIGRGIARLQGQRGGHSGKLFQADADAARDALGWPHAPFEIPAQTLDAWRAAGRRSERQYYAWHERLAALPAAQRDEFERVLSGHLPPGWRGVLDDYRKRAVERDEPQPGITVSGEISDLLAPLLPERMVGCADLEAPTGHKRQLHAFTAADRSGAYVHCGVREHLMGAMANGMAAHGGVIATSVTYLAFSDYQRPAMRMAALMGLPVHFVFSHDSIGVGKNGPTHQPVEILASLRAMPNMRVLRPADAVEAAECWALALGHRRGPSTLVFARQALPLVRHAHSAEPLSQRGAYVLAEAEGGARAVTLLATGSEVALTLQARRQLQDEGIATAVVSMPCWEIFDEQDDAYRAAVLGSGTVRIGVEAALRFGWDRYLGERGGFVGMTGFGASASAETLYEHFGITAQHIVAEAKRHL encoded by the coding sequence ATGGCGCCCGCCGCCGACGTGCCCGCCGTCACTCAGGCCGCGCCCTTGCCGTTGGCCGACGCGATCCGCTTCCTTTCGATCGACGCGATTCTGCGTGCCGGCGAAGGCCACCAGGGCGTGCCGCTCGGCATGGCCGAAATCGCCACCGCGCTCTTCACCCGTCACCTGAAGTTCAATCCCGCCGATCCGACCTGGCCTGATCGCGACCGCTTCGTGCTGTCGAACGGCCACGGCTCGCTGCTGCTCTATTCGCTGTTGTATCTGACCGGCTATGACGCCATCGGACTCGAGCAGATCAAGACCTTCCGCGAGCTCGGCTCGCATTGCGCCGGCCATCCCGAGTTCGAGCCGGCGCACGGTATCGAGGCCACCACCGGCCCGCTCGGCCAGGGGATCGCCAACGCGTTCGGCATGGCCATCGCCGAAACGTATCTCGCGGCGAAATTCGGCAGCGACCTCGTCGACCACTACACCTATGCGTTCGTCGGCGACGGCTGTCTGCAGGAAGGCATTGGCCAGGAGATGATTTCGCTCGCCGGGCATCTGCAACTGGGCAAGCTGATTCTCTGCTGGGACGACAACCAGATCACCGACGACGGCAGCACGTCCCTCTCGATCAGCGAGGATGTCTGCGCGCGCTTTCGCGTGGGCGGCTGGCATGTCGTCGAAGTCGACGGGCACGATCTCGAAGCGGTGTCGGCCGCGCTGACGATCGCCCGCGCGGACCCGCGCCCGTCGATGATCGCGTGCAGGACCGTGATCGGCCGCGGGATTGCGCGTCTGCAGGGACAGCGCGGCGGCCATAGCGGCAAGCTGTTTCAGGCGGACGCCGACGCGGCGCGCGACGCGCTCGGCTGGCCGCACGCGCCGTTCGAGATACCCGCGCAGACTCTCGACGCATGGCGCGCGGCAGGACGGCGCAGCGAGCGGCAGTATTACGCATGGCACGAACGTCTCGCCGCCTTGCCAGCCGCACAGCGGGACGAGTTCGAACGGGTTCTTTCAGGCCACCTGCCGCCTGGCTGGCGCGGCGTGCTGGACGACTACCGCAAACGCGCCGTGGAGCGTGACGAGCCGCAGCCCGGCATCACCGTCTCGGGCGAGATCAGCGATCTGCTCGCGCCGCTGTTGCCGGAACGCATGGTCGGCTGCGCCGATCTCGAAGCGCCGACGGGCCATAAGCGCCAGTTGCACGCCTTCACCGCCGCCGACCGCAGCGGCGCCTACGTCCACTGCGGCGTGCGCGAACACCTGATGGGCGCGATGGCCAACGGCATGGCGGCGCATGGCGGCGTGATCGCGACGAGCGTCACCTATCTGGCGTTCTCGGACTATCAGCGCCCCGCCATGCGCATGGCCGCGCTGATGGGCCTGCCGGTGCACTTCGTATTCAGTCACGATTCGATCGGCGTCGGCAAGAACGGTCCGACGCATCAGCCCGTCGAGATTCTCGCCTCGCTGCGCGCGATGCCGAACATGCGCGTGCTGCGTCCCGCCGATGCCGTCGAGGCCGCAGAGTGCTGGGCGCTCGCGCTCGGGCATCGGCGCGGGCCGAGCACGCTGGTGTTCGCGCGCCAGGCGCTGCCGCTGGTGCGCCACGCACATAGCGCCGAACCGTTGTCGCAACGCGGCGCCTACGTGCTGGCCGAGGCCGAAGGCGGAGCGCGCGCCGTGACGCTGCTCGCAACCGGCTCCGAAGTCGCGCTGACCTTGCAGGCACGCCGCCAGTTGCAGGACGAGGGCATTGCGACAGCAGTCGTGTCCATGCCGTGCTGGGAGATTTTCGACGAACAGGACGACGCCTATCGCGCCGCGGTGCTCGGCTCGGGCACCGTGCGAATCGGCGTGGAAGCGGCGTTGCGTTTCGGCTGGGACCGCTATCTCGGCGAACGCGGCGGCTTTGTCGGCATGACGGGCTTCGGCGCGTCCGCCTCGGCGGAGACGCTGTACGAGCATTTCGGCATCACCGCGCAGCATATCGTCGCTGAAGCGAAGCGGCATCTGTAA